The sequence GCTgctttcttttactgttttattgtgtcctaagtgttttttcttttatggtGCTGACTGCTTGTATTAATGAATATGTTTTCTTTGTATGTACAGATACTTTGATAAACActtgttgttttaaaaagtgctttataaataaactttgACTTGCCACTACTTTTCCAAAGTTTGGAGTCAgatttttaaagatgtttttaaaagaagtctcttctgctcaaggctccaattatttaataaaaatacagtaaaaagagtaatattgtgaaatattattacaattcaaaataaccattttctatttgaatagttgaaattttatatatatatatatatatatatatatatatatttatatatatatatatatatatatatatatatatatatatatatatatatatatatatatatatatatatatatatatatatatatatatatatatatatatatatatatatatatatatatatatatatatatatatatatatatatatatatatatatatatatatatatatatatatatatatatatatttatatatatatatatatatatatttttttttttttttttttttaaatgtaatttattcctgtgatgcaaagctgacaatcacaaacatttctgattattaataCAGAAAATGTGAtaatttttttcaagattctttgatgaacggATAGATcaatagaacagcatttattttaaatagaaatgttttgtaacattataaatgtctttactgtcactataATTTAATCCACCCTttcttaataaaagtattgatttatttaaaatatgtatatagagatgtgtgtgtatatatatatatatatatatatatatatatatatatatatatatatatatatatatatatatatatatatatatatatatatatatatatatatatatacacacacacacacacacacacgactccaaacttttgattggtaatgtactgtcatgatcaccagttggagtgccctagTTAGCCACTAGAGGGAACTCTAACACGGACTATTGTTTCACCTCACTTGGACTTCGtttcccataacccacttcccggactcattatccattcattgcaccagctgttttgagttttttttcattagtgtctgtctatttatactgagtttttttctgcctttgtttgtggattgttaatttgtgttatgTGCACTTTTGTATCCCTGGTTTTCTGTTGTGGTTTCCTGTTTAATGTGGACTGTTCTGTGgagtttgacccttgcctgtttctgGAATACGATTTTGGTTTGTGCTATTAAAAGCTGCGCTTGGATCTTACCATCTCATCTTTGTGCATTACGTGACATGTACaaagtaaattaaatatattaaataatcaaGGCACAATTTTTCTCTATATGAGGAGGGATGAATAATATTTGACAAGGACGAATAatatttgataattttcatttatatgcaacacatttgttgcgtcccaaatgacgcactatacactatgcacttatactctatgtacttatgcactatgtactcatccgtgtaatgtgttattttgtcattcaacatCGGAGTCTAATAGCCCCTTCCCCTCCaatacgtaattaaagctgcgacagtcgagtgcatgaagtgtccaacattccacacttcatttttcccgttaatttagtgcatcatccaggCATTTAAGgtgcactttttatttttgcaatttacaGTGTGAATGCATtactcgcactatttatacttaaaaacatcattgaATAGTGAATAATTATGCACCTATTGTCATAAACAGCATTATTTACATACACCATCAGTCAAAAGTTTAGACACACTTGACTGAATCTTCTCATAAATGTTtcacatgatttaaaaaataagcaCACAAAAGCTTCTACTCGAGACTGTTTTGATGGTACCGAAGGCCAAACATACATTGTGTACGTTGACAGCACACACACAGGGCCCCATCACTAAACACGCTCACAGTTGACCCCGGTGACACGACAACAAAGACGAGTAGACAGGTCAATCCGGGACATAGATTAATGTGCCATGTGCGTCAGTACATTGAGTGCACACACAGCCATTACAATGAGAGTCATCCAACTCCCAATATTAATTTACCAGCACCGGCTTGAACAGGGTGTATTTCACAATAGATTATTTACTTACACAACAACTGTAATACAATGAGGCTACAAAAGGTGAGCCAAGTATTGATTGCAGCACCCAGAAGACCTTTCAGGTCCGGACTCCACCCTCACGGTATTCGCCCATCTCACTGCACGGTTCATGCATGCCATGTGTCCGGATTTGAGTGAATCTTATCAAATCTGTCAGACTCGTGACATGATCAAATTTTACGCCCAAATCAAAGATTGAAGTCCAGTAACAAGTATGCAAATATGCCAACATGGGGcctcatttttaattttgcaaTTTGTTACAGTGACATTTTGGGTAGTACCTTCAAGTAATCTGATTGGCTATTGCATCAGCACAGAAAACAgtaagtgtttttgttttaaaaaaacaggtaactgaaataaacatttatgtatGTTTACATATTTTTGACTCATAAATGCAATTCTCCATGCTACAAGATGCTGAAAAACCAGCAAAATGAAATGCATCAGCCAAAAATGTCTATCTAATGCATGTCCAAATAGAccaataacttaaaaaaaaaaagagcacaaACAGAACTTGTTCAAAGATTCTGCTctgtattacagtaatgagaatctATTGAAAATCACAACTGAGAATaataggaaaaataaatcaaaaaggacacattcaaatgaattataGTAAATCTGGATGAAAAAAACACCCccaattgtcatgaaaataatatattttcaaagcattgtaaaatataaaaaaatgaataaacaatagtgataaattaaaaaataattatatttgtaataaaattttattttcttaaaataattatgaaaacaatacattttcaatgcaaaaaCAGGTTCACAATTTGTgttacaatttataataaaaatgtttgtttccctaaaatattattattattattattattactattattattattattataatacaaaAATTGTTATCGAAAAGATCCACATAAAAACCAACAAACTGTTAATGTGACCtggacatattttaaaaatagtttttcttaaaaatataatacaaatgtttgtttccctaaaatataataataataataacaacaataataatacaaatacttCAAAAATTATAAACGAAAAGATTCAcacaaaaatagtttttgttaaaaatataataaaaatgtttgtttccctaaaatacaataataataataataataataataacaataataataataatacaaataattaaaaaattattaatgaaaAGATTCACACAAAAACCAACAAACTGTTGATGTAACCtggacatattttaaaaatagtctttgttaaaacatataataaaaatgtttgttttgctaaaattaataataataataataataataataatttaaaaaattttatcaaaaagattCACCCAAAAACCAACAAATTGTAGATGTGACCTGCACATATTTGTGCAagatttggtaaaaaaaaaaaaaaaaggcagttTGTACTCACAGTGTTTGTCGGCGACTCTGGCGATTCTGTAATGGATGTCTGTGCTGTGAGAGGCTGTGTGCGTGGTGACTGCCCCAGGGGATGATGGGAAAGAGACTGGGACCTCTTCACGGCGGAGGACACGGCCTGAGCGAAGCGAGAGGGCGTTGAGGGCGAGTACGGTTTGGGCGCTGCAAAGCTTCTCAACTTCTCCAAACTCAGTGAAGGCGTGGGGTTCGTGGGAAGACTCTTCTGATGGGTCAGAAAGCATGACGGCGGAAATCTAGAAGATTCAGGCCGCGGTCCGTCTACCTCTGCATTTTGAGGTAGAGGTTTATCACTCGCTCTTGCATTTTCCTCATCTTCCCATTGGACTGGTGGTGGTGGAGGAGGGAAGTTGTCCAGCGGAGGAAATGTTTCTGACTTCGGGCTGCTTATGGCTTCTTTTGGACGGGTTGCAGGACTGCTACAgctgctactgctgctgctgctactgccGACGCTCGCTCGCCGCACGACCGCGGAGGATACGTAATCCCCGGGGGTTCGCTTGTGCTGCGGCAGGCGGAAAGATGCTGGTTTGGGTCTTGTTGCGGGTGGAACTCTCTTGTCTTTGACAATGGATTCGCTTCCTTCTTCTACAGGGGACGAAGCGGTTGCTGGAGGTGACATACAAGGACTAGTTTGCGCAAAGACGTCCTGATGGCCGTTAAGAGCAACTGTGCCATTAGAGACAGACTTTGCTTCACTTTTGCAGTCCACATTAGGCTCCAGAGTCAACTCGACCTCAAAGAAACAGAGCTTTTCTAGAGACTTCTGAGGCACGATGGTGTAGGTGGTCATGCCCACTTTGGGGATGTATTCACGGGTGAGCTCATTAGACGGTTTGGGTTTGGGTTCGGCATCTACAATATACTGTACGCTTCCTGCTTTAGAGGCTGCTGTAGATGTCAAGTCCTTCGATGGTTGGATCGCAGGTGATTGTGGTTCAGGGACGTGCAGCTCTTCTGTGGAGGTGGCCATGTCTCTCTTTAGTCCCGCTGGGGACGTGGACGGGGCCGATGAGGGCTCAGTGCATAAGCTCGATGGCTCTTTAGAGGGTTTCTGGGGCTCTGCCTGCATTTGTGTCTGGGTGTGAGTAGAGATGACTGTATTAGGGATAGTTTCAGGGATCTGGTCCTCAGAGGGAGTTGAACGGCTGGGCTCAGGGGAAGCCGCGACCGTATCAGAATCAAAGAAAGTCTGGATGCCGCATTCGGATGTTTGAAGCGTGTTGATCAAAGATGCAGGCTTCTCAGTGGTGCTCACAGAAACCTCTTCCAGAACAGGGACACTTTCAGATGGCTGAATCGCCTCTTCTGTCTTTTCCACCAGGGGCTctacagaaagaaaaaacaaagtcATGCATCGAAGCCTTTCATTTTGTCACTAGTTTTACTGGGATTTGTAGCCCATTCCACATCAAACAATGCTTTCTTATGACTTTTTTATATGGATCATCTCATGAGAAATCAAATGTTCCTGAGAATTActgagattaaagagttcataGTACTACAGTAAATTTCAAAACTCAAAACTTCAGTCCAACCAGagcatttattgaaattaagctTAAAAAATCATTCATTCTGAATTTAAAATTGCATAAAGTACactaaagcagtggttcccaaactttttagagtGACGTATCCCATGAGGCATTTAACATCTTTTCCACTTAGAttgcagtcacaccttttccattaagggacaatatttgccccattaaattgattttccagtgcaccTTTTTCacctttataaaataataatggttgaaataaaaaatgttcattagagaaatatgcaatgatggtaaaaatgaagtgatactttttaaatatgaaactaaatctGCCATTAGgtggcggtaagtcactgtcttacTGAGCAAATCATCGAGTCATTCAGTCATTCggtaacgaagcaagtggctgaCTGAATCACTGACACTCATGATTCATTCACTTTTGTTGGAACTATTATTTTGTTGCAAAAAAGAGCAAACGATactgcatttaaaatgtacataacttaatattacacttttgtttgttgaactgtgacattataaaatcaatgtcacatttgcaatcatgtggatatttgggaaaaatgtattattgctCATATAATATATTATCAACATTACAAACCAGAACTCACAAGGGGTATTGCATGTCATGTATTTGACCTTTTATGGCATTTTTCCTGTTATAAATGCTCAggttaaatgttattttaaggtggGGTATAATTAAATGAACAGcaaatattttgcattttgtttgcGTAGCATCTCTGTCACCTCTCGaacccagtttgggaaccactgcactAAAGCAAAACATTGAGTAAAATCTGAGGTGTTGAAGCTTACCTTTCTCTTCTGACAAGATATGAGAGCTTGCGGTCTGCTCCAACTTCATCTCTCTATTCATTGTGCCTTCAGCTATTCTGTCAAGGGTAAAAACCatgtaatgtttaaaatacatttaatgaaataaatgaactaCAATTCGATACAATTCAATTGGGTGTAACGATGCATTGTTATACTGAGAtatcacaatataaaaatgtgatGATATGTATCGCTGATGTAAACGATATGATTCACGATATACAGTTAGATTTATCCAAGGCTCAGCTTACTGTATTTATAAggtataattcacccaaaaatgtaatcctgagagatttctgtcccacCAATTAAATCCCATTCCTCTGAAACTTAAAAGATCCAAAAATGTCATAAAGgcatcaaaaaaatattcaatcGAGCGGTCTAATTcaaatccaagtcttctgaggGGAAACAatggctttatatgatgaacagatttacaCCACGcatttactgtagtaaacaccgacattcaaatgcttgcatgacacaaaaaacaacaatatgaGAGCGAGTAAATGCAGAATgtaaatttttggatgaactaaccatttaaagtTTGGGAATATTCATTCTGACACGCTTTCTTGTGATTAGAACTGTGATTGATTGTGTTGATCATCTGAAGTGTGATCAACAGAGATTTCAgcacaaacatttaaatcaccTCATCACGTTTAGTTTTAATAGTATGACtgttcaaaacattttagatgGTTCATTCCTATATGTATAGTGCATTAAAAGCAGGAGATGCGGGACAGGAGTGTAAAAGAGATCCAACGAATATCTGCATTGAAAGCGGGAGTACTGTACGAGGAAAAAATAAAGAAGAAAGTTTACAGAGTGACATTACTACATTAAActactatatataatgttgaatataattggggaatatttgtgggtcctgataataaaatactattattattattattattattattattattttaataaaacactcaaaaaaaaaaatgctgggttaaaaacaccacaagttgggttgaaaatggacaaacccagcagttgggttaaatgtttgcccgtcatgctggatagttttatttaactcaactattgtttaaaaatgactatatgtctggcttaaaaagaaacagaatagctcagaaattaaaaatcagacacataattactagaggcaacagtaataagcaatgtaataaatgtttattgtttaattattattcaaaaaaatatattttttatatatataaaaaaaaaaataattgttaaatGTAGCTGTGTGGTTGACTGATTATTTTCCTAAATTTAAAATAGTTTGCATTGACAGTGTTTGTTATTGTGATTATTTGATACGCCTAAAGCCCAATGGGTCAAATTTGGCCCTAATTAAGGGTTAAAATTGAAAAAGTGGATATTTTGGTGTTACTTATAGCAGTAATTTAATGCATAGTTCATAATTTTCGAAAGAAGAAAATGGTTCTTGGGTTCTCCAGggttaaacttattaataaatgttcatttccaacatattttacCAACACATTTAATCCaccactgagttaaaacaacccaattgctgggtttgtccatttttaaaccaactttttttatataacccagcattttttagagtgtaataaagtaataatagTAAGAAAAAccctttcttcttttttttggcTTAAAATATCATGATAGAATCATATTGTGAGTTCAGTATCACAATTTGTATCGAATTGTGACATGAAACAACCTTAATTTACATACACTAaaaaagttgggttgaaaatggacaaacccagtgattgggttgttttaacccagcaattgggttaaatgtttgcccaccCTGCTGGGaaatttatttaactcaactattgtttaaaaattactatatggctgtcttaaaatgaacccaaaataggttgcaaatcagacacataattactagaggcaacaataatattcAAAAggagaacatttattaataagcaatttaataaatgtttattgtttaattattattcattaaacataataaatgttaatatccaacatactttgggttcattttaagcaagcaatacagtaatttttaaacaatagttgggttaaataaaactacccagcaggttgagcaaacatttaacccaacttctgggttaaaacaacccaattgctgggtttgtcctttttcaatccaacttgggttgtttttaacccagcattctTGAgagtgtacatttataaaaacaaacctaAATCTACTTTAATGAGAGGATCTCTAGCTTTCTTTGGCTGACTGCAAGGCTGTTCTTTCTAGGTGTCGTTACAGTGTTCTGACAGGTTGCTGGTCTCAGATTTTTGAACCTGCCACtgaatataaatgaaaacactGTGCAATTAGCTACTCCTGTACATACTCTGCATCTGTGGACAGGTCACATGATGGATTGTCTCTGGCCGTCCCACTGTCCAGAATCTCAGAATCCTGAGAAGGAGACGCTGTCCCAGCTCGGCCTGAGTCCAGAGAGATGTCTGCGGACAGGTTGAGGCTGCTGTCGTCCTCCAGGTGCTCCTCCTCCACGGTGCCTGTCACATTCACTTCTTCCTGTTCCTTGATCTCCTCCAGAGGAGACTCCAACACTGGTTCTGCAGTGTAAAACCATGAGAAATGCTTAAATATTACAAAGAGCAACCCAAAAACTTATTCACAGCAGCACTGAAGCAGGGATTTccacatcaaaataaagtgatgCCCATTCTCATGAAGAGGCagctgaaagagagagagatgaggcaTATCCAGTGTTAATATGGATCCTCTGCTCCTCAGACTGAGCGAGTGCCGTTAATTAAGACGTCTCACTTCTCTCGCCTGATTCAGCTCTTCAATCGACCTCTCTGGAGACCAGCGAGATAGAGAGAGCTGTCTCTGTGATCTCTCCCAGACATTTAGATTCAAAGCCCTTCTGTAGCTGCTCTTCTATCTCTTCTACATGCTGAGCTCTTTTTTATGTGTTTCTGGCCCTTTATAAATTTACTTTCTTTCTCAGTCATTAGAACTTTTGACTGTAAGCATAAAGAGTAAAGCGTTCACCAGCCAATCAGTGTTGACTTGACCCTGCATTGGGGAAAGCCTTGTGAAACTCAATGCAGTTCAGCAAAAGTTGCAAATACACTTGTAAGAAACACAACTAAGTGAACGATCCCTGCTGGGTCTCAGGAGGCTGTCTTTGTATAGTTATGAACAATGAGAAAAGTCTGCCTGCCTGATTTCGGTCCTTGATTAGACAGCACTCGCACTCCTGATCTAGCTCTTTACTTCATGGCAGACCCACATTTAACAAAACAGTGTATTTTTATGAGTGATTTCAGAGAGAAGTTTTGTCTAAAGACGTACACCCCATCAACACTGCTTGAGCAACGTGCTGAACACTTAAAATCAACAAAGCTTTATAGCAGAAGAACAGGGCTGCTTTTGTTGCATCGCCCGCTTCCagtgtgaaaactgatgaaAGATTGCATTTGTTTCATGGGTCAGAAAACAGAATGAAGCACCAGGTCATTTTGatcttttaaaaatacaaatcaaCTGAATATACAGTAACTGATCTGAACAACTGAtttacattaaaacattaagtTTTATTACTATTTCTACTATGTCCTATTTCCTGTAGAGGACAGTGCAGTTTTTGataaactgaattaaaatgaacacattATGCAAAACCTGAATCCCACCATTAATATAATAAGAAacaatgaacactaatgaagaGAAAAGTGATTTAAAAAACTATCTGCATAGACATATGCTCCCTTACTGAAGgatggacagacggacggatggatagacagatagtacgacagaatgatagatagaatgagagactgacagatagatggataaaCGGACGGATAGATAGTATGATAGAATGAAAGAACGacgcatggatggatggatggatggatggatggatggatggatagagtgatagaaggatggatggatggatagatagatagatggacggatggacagatagatagatagatagatagatagatagatagatagagtgatATATAGAAGGATCATGGATGGATAAAATTAAAGaatgacggatggatggatggatggatggatggatggatggatgaacggacggacggacggacagatagatagatatatggaCGGATAGATAGTATGatatgatagatagaatgacagatggatggatgatagaatgatagaaagaatgacaggtggatcgatgaatggatggatggacagacggacagacagatagatagttagaacgatagatagaacgatagaatagATAGcacaatagaatgatagaacaacagatagatggatggatggatggatggagagacGGATAGATAGcacaatagaatgatagaacaacagatggatggatggatggatggatggatggatggatggatggatggatggatggatggatggatggatggatggatggatggataaacgtacggatagatgatagatagatagatagatagatagatagatagatagatagatagatagatagatagatagatagatagatagatagatagatagatagatagatagatagatagatagacggatagatagatagatagatagatagatagacggatagatagatagatagatagatagatagatagatagatagatagatagatagatagatagatagatagatagatagatagatagatagatagatagatagatagatagatagatagatagatagatagatagatagatagatagatagatggatagatagatagatagatagatagatagatagatagatagatagatagatagatagatagatagatagatagatagatagatagatagatagatagatagatggacggatagatagatagatagatagatagatagatagatagatagatagatagatagatagatagatagatagatagatagatagatagatagatagatggacggatagatagatagatagatagatggacggatagatagatagatagatagatagatagatcgaaagatagatagatagatagatagatagatagatagatagatagatagatagatagatagatagatagatagatagatagtatagatagatagatagtatgatagatagatagtatgatagatagatagatagatagatagatagatagatagatagatagatagatagatagatggacggatagatagtatgatagatagatagatagatagatagatagatagatagatagatagatggacggatagatagtaagatagatagatagatagatagatggacggatagatagtaagatagatagatagatagatagatggatagatagatagatagatagatagatagatagatagatagatagatagatagatagatagatagatagatagatagatagatagatagatggacggatagatagatagatagatagatagatagatagatagatagatagatagatagatagatagatagattgaaagatagatagatagatagatagatagatagatagatagatagatagatagatagatagatagatagatagatagatagatagatagatagatagatagatagatggaaggatagatagatagatagatagatagatagatagatagatagatagatagatagatagatagatagatagatggacggatagatagtatgatagatagatagatagatagatagatagatagatagatagatagatagatagatagatagatagatagatagatagatagatagatagatagatagatagatggacggatagatagtatgatagatagatagatagatagatagatggacggatagatagatagatagatggacggatagatagatagatagatagatagatagatagatagatagatagatagatagatagatagatagatagatagatagatagatagatagattgatggatagatagatagatagatagatagatagatagatagatagatagatagatagatagatagatagatagatagataaataga is a genomic window of Chanodichthys erythropterus isolate Z2021 chromosome 14, ASM2448905v1, whole genome shotgun sequence containing:
- the cobll1b gene encoding cordon-bleu protein-like 1b isoform X6, which produces MVMGTVDRLTEGRPRSSKSKAPPPPPVQKGLDAPLLSHKLPAYPHPAMDQKENLLEQDLTLPVVLPGGVEKTIVVHGSKPMMDLLVMLCAKYHLNPSGHTIELVTTNRNHVKFKPNALIGALEAEKILLKLKGMEDRSKKTGPHMPEATVRLVINYKKTQKTILRVSPRVSLRELLPAICEKCEFDPQTTVLLRNVHSEDTLDLSSSLNDFGLREVYARDTKVISPASPISLPPSPTHSEVFYHGKEKIQREKENRRGFSLFRKGSKKQSEQSMTVSAPASPVHRKQRPVSMSSFSTHSPITYDSNTMPSDTPKKRRAPLPPSMMSQSMPSDLSQNHGTVHPDGNQNMAPLSRGSSAESSFKKSTKRKAPPPPIPSSTASPDETTQDRGVTEPVLESPLEEIKEQEEVNVTGTVEEEHLEDDSSLNLSADISLDSGRAGTASPSQDSEILDSGTARDNPSCDLSTDAEIAEGTMNREMKLEQTASSHILSEEKEPLVEKTEEAIQPSESVPVLEEVSVSTTEKPASLINTLQTSECGIQTFFDSDTVAASPEPSRSTPSEDQIPETIPNTVISTHTQTQMQAEPQKPSKEPSSLCTEPSSAPSTSPAGLKRDMATSTEELHVPEPQSPAIQPSKDLTSTAASKAGSVQYIVDAEPKPKPSNELTREYIPKVGMTTYTIVPQKSLEKLCFFEVELTLEPNVDCKSEAKSVSNGTVALNGHQDVFAQTSPCMSPPATASSPVEEGSESIVKDKRVPPATRPKPASFRLPQHKRTPGDYVSSAVVRRASVGSSSSSSSSCSSPATRPKEAISSPKSETFPPLDNFPPPPPPVQWEDEENARASDKPLPQNAEVDGPRPESSRFPPSCFLTHQKSLPTNPTPSLSLEKLRSFAAPKPYSPSTPSRFAQAVSSAVKRSQSLSHHPLGQSPRTQPLTAQTSITESPESPTNTVTDNGEGRTERSREAPSQTAGRGDPEPSSARDGGMGTCKIGNTQPSPGSEASLAPSPMLMGISEVFYSAEE
- the cobll1b gene encoding cordon-bleu protein-like 1b isoform X3, whose product is MVMGTVDRLTEGRPSNGLSRPSLNSLCLRRSSKSKAPPPPPVQKGLDAPLLSHKLPAYPHPAMDQKENLLEQDLTLPVVLPGGVEKTIVVHGSKPMMDLLVMLCAKYHLNPSGHTIELVTTNRNHVKFKPNALIGALEAEKILLKLKGMEDRSKKTGPHMPEATVRLVINYKKTQKTILRVSPRVSLRELLPAICEKCEFDPQTTVLLRNVHSEDTLDLSSSLNDFGLREVYARDTKVISPASPISLPPSPTHSEVFYHGKEKIQREKENRRGFSLFRKGSKKQSEQSMTVSAPASPVHRKQRPVSMSSFSTHSPITYDSNTMPSDTPKKRRAPLPPSMMSQSMPSDLSQNHGTVHPDGNQNMAPLSRGSSAESSFKKSTKRKAPPPPIPSSTASPDETTQDRGVTEPVLESPLEEIKEQEEVNVTGTVEEEHLEDDSSLNLSADISLDSGRAGTASPSQDSEILDSGTARDNPSCDLSTDAEIAEGTMNREMKLEQTASSHILSEEKEPLVEKTEEAIQPSESVPVLEEVSVSTTEKPASLINTLQTSECGIQTFFDSDTVAASPEPSRSTPSEDQIPETIPNTVISTHTQTQMQAEPQKPSKEPSSLCTEPSSAPSTSPAGLKRDMATSTEELHVPEPQSPAIQPSKDLTSTAASKAGSVQYIVDAEPKPKPSNELTREYIPKVGMTTYTIVPQKSLEKLCFFEVELTLEPNVDCKSEAKSVSNGTVALNGHQDVFAQTSPCMSPPATASSPVEEGSESIVKDKRVPPATRPKPASFRLPQHKRTPGDYVSSAVVRRASVGSSSSSSSSCSSPATRPKEAISSPKSETFPPLDNFPPPPPPVQWEDEENARASDKPLPQNAEVDGPRPESSRFPPSCFLTHQKSLPTNPTPSLSLEKLRSFAAPKPYSPSTPSRFAQAVSSAVKRSQSLSHHPLGQSPRTQPLTAQTSITESPESPTNTVTDNGEGRTERSREAPSQTAGRGDPEPSSARDGGMGTCKIGNTQPSPGSEASLAPSPMLMGISEVFYSAEE
- the cobll1b gene encoding cordon-bleu protein-like 1b isoform X1, giving the protein MTVDSRGKLQGRSSARDFRAMQAAAGMDGNGHSRPPDRRSNGLSRPSLNSLCLRRSSKSKAPPPPPVQKGLDAPLLSHKLPAYPHPAMDQKENLLEQDLTLPVVLPGGVEKTIVVHGSKPMMDLLVMLCAKYHLNPSGHTIELVTTNRNHVKFKPNALIGALEAEKILLKLKGMEDRSKKTGPHMPEATVRLVINYKKTQKTILRVSPRVSLRELLPAICEKCEFDPQTTVLLRNVHSEDTLDLSSSLNDFGLREVYARDTKVISPASPISLPPSPTHSEVFYHGKEKIQREKENRRGFSLFRKGSKKQSEQSMTVSAPASPVHRKQRPVSMSSFSTHSPITYDSNTMPSDTPKKRRAPLPPSMMSQSMPSDLSQNHGTVHPDGNQNMAPLSRGSSAESSFKKSTKRKAPPPPIPSSTASPDETTQDRGVTEPVLESPLEEIKEQEEVNVTGTVEEEHLEDDSSLNLSADISLDSGRAGTASPSQDSEILDSGTARDNPSCDLSTDAEIAEGTMNREMKLEQTASSHILSEEKEPLVEKTEEAIQPSESVPVLEEVSVSTTEKPASLINTLQTSECGIQTFFDSDTVAASPEPSRSTPSEDQIPETIPNTVISTHTQTQMQAEPQKPSKEPSSLCTEPSSAPSTSPAGLKRDMATSTEELHVPEPQSPAIQPSKDLTSTAASKAGSVQYIVDAEPKPKPSNELTREYIPKVGMTTYTIVPQKSLEKLCFFEVELTLEPNVDCKSEAKSVSNGTVALNGHQDVFAQTSPCMSPPATASSPVEEGSESIVKDKRVPPATRPKPASFRLPQHKRTPGDYVSSAVVRRASVGSSSSSSSSCSSPATRPKEAISSPKSETFPPLDNFPPPPPPVQWEDEENARASDKPLPQNAEVDGPRPESSRFPPSCFLTHQKSLPTNPTPSLSLEKLRSFAAPKPYSPSTPSRFAQAVSSAVKRSQSLSHHPLGQSPRTQPLTAQTSITESPESPTNTVTDNGEGRTERSREAPSQTAGRGDPEPSSARDGGMGTCKIGNTQPSPGSEASLAPSPMLMGISEVFYSAEE